A window of Christiangramia forsetii KT0803 contains these coding sequences:
- a CDS encoding mechanosensitive ion channel family protein, translated as MTEFWNTYRAAIIYAFVVIGIVLILLLITRLLNGWLVKKAKVKYPNEEPTTINLIKRVLNTLWIILGVAALSFIFISEDKYDVATKNFELILYLGFVLVFTIIGASIVETLFSRAIKRTTASGGDPTSYKFLRYLSVFAVYFFGIILAALAFPALRGIAQTAIGGAGILAVVIGVASQEALANLVGGVFIISFKPFRVGDVIKITDTLVGTVTDITLRHTIIRNYQNKMIVIPNAIINKEKVTNYDLEEKKICQWIEIGISYDSDIDLAKKIMKEDCEAHPNLFDNRSNQDLRNGVPLVIVRVTNLGDSSVTIRAWAWAWDYAAAFVMKCELYESIKKRFDAEGIEIPFPHRTLVFKKDQLKQFTDADNR; from the coding sequence ATGACTGAATTCTGGAATACTTATCGAGCAGCAATTATTTATGCATTTGTTGTCATAGGCATCGTTTTGATTCTTTTACTTATTACCAGATTATTAAATGGGTGGCTTGTAAAAAAAGCAAAAGTAAAATATCCCAATGAAGAGCCTACCACTATTAATCTTATAAAACGGGTACTTAACACCCTATGGATTATATTAGGGGTTGCTGCGTTAAGCTTTATTTTTATTTCTGAAGATAAATATGATGTGGCTACCAAAAATTTTGAACTTATCCTTTACCTGGGATTTGTACTGGTTTTTACCATTATTGGGGCAAGCATCGTTGAAACCTTGTTCTCACGGGCAATTAAAAGAACTACTGCCTCTGGTGGTGATCCCACCAGCTATAAGTTTTTACGTTACTTAAGTGTATTTGCGGTCTATTTCTTCGGAATTATCCTTGCCGCACTGGCTTTTCCCGCATTAAGAGGAATTGCACAAACTGCTATTGGAGGAGCTGGCATTCTGGCGGTAGTCATTGGAGTGGCCTCCCAGGAAGCCTTAGCCAATCTAGTAGGCGGCGTTTTTATTATTTCATTTAAGCCTTTTCGGGTAGGTGATGTAATTAAAATTACCGACACCCTCGTAGGCACCGTAACCGATATCACCCTTCGGCATACCATCATAAGGAACTATCAGAATAAAATGATTGTAATCCCAAACGCGATCATCAACAAAGAAAAAGTGACCAATTATGATCTGGAAGAGAAAAAGATCTGCCAGTGGATTGAAATTGGAATTTCTTACGACAGCGATATAGACCTGGCCAAAAAGATCATGAAAGAAGACTGTGAGGCTCATCCCAATCTTTTTGATAATCGTTCAAATCAGGATCTCCGAAACGGAGTACCGCTAGTGATCGTTCGGGTTACCAATCTCGGTGATTCTTCGGTAACCATCAGAGCCTGGGCCTGGGCCTGGGACTATGCCGCGGCTTTTGTGATGAAATGCGAATTATATGAAAGTATCAAAAAACGTTTTGATGCGGAAGGAATAGAAATTCCGTTCCCACACCGCACCCTCGTTTTTAAGAAAGATCAATTAAAACAATTTACCGATGCTGATAATAGATAA
- a CDS encoding efflux RND transporter permease subunit, translating into MTITELSVKRPTLAVVIFTIVALLGIVSYVGLGYELLPKITSPQISISTIYPGASPSEVENSVTTNIEDAVSALEGVKSITSTSQEGISIVNVELTYNADVDQALQDAQRKVNNIVGQLPDQVDQPSVDQFSFDDLPIMRLGVSSQMDANEFNDLVENDIKEKLSRIEGVARVQVIGGNEREIRVNVDRDKLKGYGLSILQVTQAISAANLDFPTGNIKDDKQQVTVRLSGKFKDVEDIKGLEITTGDGSSVRIEDIAEVYDTTKEVATISRIDGISSIGLTISKQSDGNTVQVAEDIKAEIAIIEADYTDKNLQIAVAQDSSVFTLEAADAVIFDLLLAVGLVAIIMLFFLRSWKDSIIVMVSIPVSIVATFIAMGQLGYTLNLMTLLGLSLVVGILVDDSIVVLEQIHAEMEKGKSRMEAAMESWKKIGLSVMSITLVLIAVFLPITFVTGLIADLLKQFAVVVAFATGISLVVSFTLTPLLSSRFSEVITLRKEKLLHRPLIAFENFLQGVNNFYKKALQWTLTRKRVTAFSLLGLVVASLLLLVFGFIGSEFVKNGDNGEFIVELELPKESTIEETNLAALAVEDILLQDNVVSSVFSTVGTGTGGGGNSSNLAQINAKMISPDERTITSEQFARDIKIKLTKNIPGVKFKTAAVGMVGGSTAGPIQVVLTGNDIDILMETADEVKRTIESVNSTREVELSVEGGNPEVAIEVNRDQMAALDLTMNTVGNTMQNAFAGNTQYKFRDGENEYDINIKLDQFDRQNIEDIRKVTFLNSSGQLIELQQFADIEQSTGPSRLERDNKRSSVSIGAQVVGRPVGTVSTEVQTTIEEMEMPEGVEFEMGGDLESQTEAFASLGLALLMSIVLVYLIMVALYESYAYPLVVMFSVPTAMIGAFLILALFQESLGVFTFLGLIMLVGLVIKNAILIVDAANQFKTEGMESVEAIVNAGLSRLRPILMTTLAMVIAMIPIAFASGAGAEWKNGLAMVLIGGLTSSLIFTVIIVPVMYVVIDIWKGEIKRKTAKDRAREISQLEIHTTH; encoded by the coding sequence ATGACTATAACAGAACTATCCGTAAAAAGGCCTACCCTCGCTGTAGTTATCTTTACTATTGTTGCACTTTTAGGTATTGTTAGCTACGTAGGTCTCGGCTATGAACTACTGCCTAAAATCACCTCGCCACAAATATCGATTAGCACCATTTATCCCGGTGCATCGCCCAGCGAAGTGGAAAATTCAGTCACCACAAATATCGAAGATGCGGTAAGTGCGCTGGAAGGGGTAAAAAGCATTACCTCAACTTCTCAGGAGGGAATCTCTATTGTGAATGTGGAACTCACCTATAATGCCGATGTTGACCAGGCTTTGCAGGATGCACAAAGAAAAGTAAATAATATTGTGGGGCAGCTGCCAGATCAGGTAGATCAACCTAGTGTAGATCAATTTTCATTTGATGATCTGCCCATTATGCGTTTGGGTGTTTCTTCCCAAATGGATGCGAATGAATTTAATGACCTGGTTGAAAATGATATCAAAGAAAAGTTATCACGTATTGAAGGTGTAGCCCGGGTACAGGTGATTGGTGGAAACGAGCGTGAAATACGTGTAAATGTAGATCGTGATAAACTGAAGGGATATGGATTAAGTATTCTACAGGTAACCCAGGCCATTAGTGCAGCGAACCTTGATTTCCCAACAGGGAACATAAAAGACGATAAGCAGCAGGTAACCGTTAGACTTTCCGGTAAATTTAAAGATGTTGAAGACATTAAGGGGCTAGAGATCACTACCGGAGACGGATCCAGTGTGCGAATAGAAGATATTGCTGAAGTCTATGATACTACCAAAGAAGTAGCAACTATTTCCCGTATTGACGGTATTAGCTCTATTGGGTTGACCATTTCTAAACAAAGTGATGGAAACACCGTGCAGGTTGCAGAAGATATAAAAGCTGAAATCGCCATCATCGAAGCCGATTATACAGACAAAAATCTGCAAATCGCCGTAGCCCAGGACAGCTCAGTTTTTACGCTGGAAGCTGCCGATGCGGTGATATTTGACCTTTTGCTTGCAGTTGGATTAGTAGCCATTATCATGCTTTTCTTTTTAAGAAGCTGGAAAGATTCTATTATCGTAATGGTTTCAATTCCGGTTTCTATTGTAGCCACATTTATTGCGATGGGCCAATTGGGTTATACCCTTAACTTAATGACGCTATTAGGACTATCCCTGGTGGTGGGTATTCTGGTGGATGATAGTATTGTAGTCTTAGAACAGATTCACGCCGAAATGGAAAAAGGCAAATCCCGTATGGAAGCTGCCATGGAGAGCTGGAAGAAAATTGGACTTTCTGTAATGTCAATTACATTAGTATTAATTGCAGTATTTCTACCCATCACCTTCGTAACCGGATTAATTGCAGATTTACTGAAACAGTTTGCGGTGGTGGTAGCTTTTGCAACAGGTATATCCCTGGTGGTTTCTTTTACCCTAACCCCTTTATTATCATCTCGTTTTTCTGAAGTTATTACTCTTAGAAAAGAAAAATTATTACACAGGCCATTGATCGCTTTTGAAAATTTTCTGCAAGGAGTAAATAATTTTTATAAGAAAGCACTGCAATGGACGCTTACAAGAAAGCGTGTAACGGCCTTCTCTTTATTAGGCTTAGTGGTTGCTTCCCTCCTATTGCTTGTTTTTGGTTTTATAGGAAGTGAATTTGTTAAGAATGGTGATAATGGTGAATTTATCGTGGAGTTAGAACTTCCAAAGGAAAGCACCATAGAAGAGACTAACCTTGCAGCTTTGGCGGTAGAAGATATTCTACTACAAGATAACGTAGTTTCCTCTGTATTTTCCACCGTGGGAACTGGAACCGGAGGTGGAGGAAACTCCTCTAACCTGGCACAGATAAATGCCAAGATGATAAGTCCAGATGAACGTACTATTACTTCGGAACAATTTGCAAGAGATATAAAAATAAAACTAACCAAGAATATTCCCGGTGTAAAATTTAAAACTGCTGCCGTAGGAATGGTGGGTGGTAGTACTGCCGGACCCATACAAGTGGTACTCACCGGAAATGATATAGATATCTTAATGGAAACTGCCGACGAGGTAAAAAGAACCATAGAAAGCGTGAACAGTACGCGCGAGGTAGAACTTTCAGTAGAAGGTGGAAATCCAGAGGTCGCCATAGAAGTAAATCGCGACCAGATGGCTGCGTTGGACCTTACTATGAATACTGTAGGGAACACCATGCAGAATGCTTTTGCAGGAAATACCCAATACAAATTCCGTGATGGTGAAAATGAATATGATATCAATATAAAACTCGATCAGTTTGATCGCCAGAATATAGAAGATATTAGAAAAGTCACATTTTTAAACAGTAGCGGGCAACTAATAGAACTTCAGCAATTCGCAGATATTGAGCAATCTACAGGTCCTTCAAGATTAGAGCGTGATAATAAGCGTAGTAGTGTAAGCATAGGGGCACAAGTAGTAGGGCGACCGGTAGGAACAGTCTCTACCGAAGTTCAAACAACCATAGAAGAAATGGAAATGCCGGAAGGTGTAGAGTTTGAAATGGGTGGTGACCTGGAAAGCCAGACCGAGGCATTTGCCAGTTTAGGATTGGCCTTATTAATGTCTATCGTGCTTGTTTATTTGATCATGGTAGCATTATACGAAAGTTATGCCTATCCGCTAGTAGTAATGTTTTCAGTTCCAACGGCGATGATTGGTGCATTTTTAATCCTTGCCTTATTTCAGGAAAGCTTAGGTGTATTTACATTTTTAGGTTTGATCATGCTGGTAGGACTGGTAATTAAGAATGCAATATTAATTGTAGATGCTGCAAATCAGTTCAAAACTGAAGGAATGGAAAGCGTTGAAGCCATAGTAAATGCAGGTCTTTCGAGGTTACGCCCGATTTTAATGACCACACTCGCGATGGTAATCGCTATGATTCCTATCGCCTTCGCCTCTGGCGCAGGAGCAGAATGGAAAAACGGTCTTGCTATGGTATTGATTGGTGGTTTAACAAGTTCCCTGATTTTCACAGTAATTATCGTTCCTGTAATGTATGTGGTAATTGATATCTGGAAAGGTGAAATTAAACGAAAAACGGCTAAAGATCGAGCCAGGGAAATTTCACAATTAGAAATTCATACCACCCATTAA
- a CDS encoding efflux RND transporter periplasmic adaptor subunit: MKTKNIIIIVVIALVGIIGYTLFSNKKEMNETASAVPEEFAIPVQTATVGGKTISNGLTATGEFKGWEEVVLVAESQGSIEYLRFEEGDKIKKGQTIAKIDAVSLSSQLASANSAYSKAQKDVERYERLLKVGAVSQSALEDIRIQKENARANIAQINQQLSFTEVKSPIDGVVNSLMVEETSFVMPGNEIAEIVQVDRLKIKVNIAEDNLSKIKEGQEVSIKTDVYPLETFKGKVTTISVKADASRKFQIIIEVENTKDNQLRAGLFAEVNFDALKTNEQNAMVIPRGSIVGSLQNPQVYVVKDSTVTLQKIKTGNVIDGDVIVLEGLQNGQQIVTKGIINLTEGTKVKITNNK; this comes from the coding sequence ATGAAAACAAAAAATATCATAATCATCGTAGTTATCGCCTTAGTAGGGATTATTGGTTATACGCTTTTCAGTAATAAAAAAGAAATGAATGAAACGGCATCTGCAGTTCCAGAAGAATTTGCGATCCCGGTTCAAACAGCCACAGTAGGAGGAAAAACTATTTCCAACGGTTTAACTGCAACTGGGGAATTTAAAGGATGGGAAGAAGTAGTATTGGTCGCAGAATCACAGGGAAGTATAGAATACCTGCGTTTTGAAGAGGGAGATAAAATTAAAAAAGGCCAGACCATTGCTAAAATTGATGCCGTCTCTCTAAGTTCTCAATTAGCCAGTGCAAATTCGGCTTACTCAAAAGCGCAGAAAGATGTAGAACGTTACGAACGTCTTCTAAAAGTAGGAGCAGTATCCCAAAGCGCTTTGGAAGATATTCGTATTCAAAAAGAAAATGCCCGCGCCAATATCGCTCAAATCAATCAACAACTGAGTTTTACCGAAGTGAAATCACCTATAGACGGGGTTGTAAACAGCCTGATGGTTGAAGAAACCAGCTTTGTAATGCCCGGTAATGAAATTGCTGAAATTGTACAGGTAGATAGACTTAAAATAAAAGTGAATATTGCCGAAGACAACCTTTCAAAAATTAAAGAAGGTCAGGAAGTATCTATTAAAACGGATGTGTATCCATTGGAAACTTTTAAAGGAAAAGTGACTACTATAAGTGTAAAGGCAGATGCTTCCCGAAAATTTCAAATTATTATTGAAGTAGAGAATACTAAAGACAACCAGTTACGTGCAGGACTTTTTGCTGAAGTTAATTTTGACGCCTTAAAGACCAACGAGCAAAATGCAATGGTGATCCCAAGAGGATCTATTGTGGGAAGTCTTCAAAATCCGCAAGTGTATGTTGTTAAAGATAGCACGGTAACACTTCAGAAAATTAAAACTGGAAACGTCATTGATGGCGATGTGATCGTTCTTGAAGGATTGCAAAATGGGCAACAAATCGTAACCAAAGGCATCATTAACCTAACCGAAGGAACCAAAGTAAAAATCACCAACAACAAGTAA
- a CDS encoding TolC family protein, which yields MKLNLKWIYTLSMLFATYMVAAQESITFNTIEETINFAIENNNNLEAARIDQEIIQAQIAEVKGQALPQINGSAGFTDNFSLQEQRLPAEIFGGEPGTTIGVAFGNRYQYTGGINAQQQLLNFKLFNSIKSTSALAELRDLQTLVTTQDLIVNVIQTYIQIQVFQKEVELLKQNFDRTDNLIELSEAKYEEGIIRKLDLNQLLVNRSNLKTQIEDAIFGKNQQLRLFKVLLNIPMSKEVVLEEKLEDREPYPLGTELFLDANLEYQQLDKSIELSIIDQKLIKAEYLPTLNASFGYNYLGQANEFLDFDPALYQGQWSGTWGISASIPIFDGFQRRNRLKQKELATEQLELDRETLQLNIEKEYGDAREQLLLSNSQIESQQRNMELAQENYDGIKTSYNEGVANLTELLDSEFALRQAQSNYLNALLQSKVAEVTLLKSSGKLSQLISNPEQTN from the coding sequence ATGAAATTAAACTTAAAATGGATTTATACACTTTCCATGTTATTCGCCACTTACATGGTTGCGGCACAAGAATCCATCACTTTCAATACTATTGAGGAGACTATCAATTTTGCTATTGAAAATAATAATAACCTTGAGGCTGCACGGATAGATCAGGAAATTATTCAGGCTCAAATTGCTGAAGTAAAAGGGCAAGCTTTACCCCAAATAAATGGAAGTGCCGGCTTTACCGATAATTTTTCTCTACAGGAGCAACGACTACCTGCCGAAATTTTTGGTGGCGAGCCGGGGACTACCATTGGTGTAGCTTTTGGAAATAGATATCAATATACTGGCGGCATAAATGCCCAGCAACAATTGCTTAATTTCAAATTATTCAACTCTATTAAAAGCACCTCTGCCCTGGCAGAACTACGAGATTTGCAAACGCTGGTAACTACACAAGATCTCATTGTAAATGTCATCCAAACCTATATCCAGATTCAGGTTTTTCAAAAAGAAGTAGAACTGTTAAAACAAAACTTCGACCGCACAGATAATCTTATAGAATTATCTGAAGCAAAATACGAGGAAGGAATTATTAGAAAATTAGATCTCAACCAACTTCTAGTAAATCGCTCTAATCTAAAAACACAGATAGAAGATGCTATATTCGGAAAAAACCAGCAACTGAGACTTTTCAAGGTTTTACTTAATATACCAATGAGTAAAGAAGTTGTTCTGGAAGAAAAATTGGAAGACAGGGAACCTTACCCTTTAGGAACTGAATTATTCTTAGATGCCAATCTGGAATATCAACAATTAGATAAATCTATTGAACTTTCAATCATTGATCAGAAATTAATAAAGGCCGAATATCTACCGACGCTAAACGCCAGTTTTGGATATAATTATTTGGGCCAGGCCAATGAATTTCTGGATTTTGATCCGGCACTTTATCAGGGACAATGGAGCGGTACCTGGGGAATTTCAGCCAGTATTCCAATTTTTGACGGCTTCCAGCGACGCAATCGTTTAAAGCAAAAAGAACTGGCTACAGAACAATTGGAACTTGACCGCGAAACATTACAATTAAATATAGAAAAAGAATATGGCGATGCCCGCGAACAATTATTATTGAGTAATTCACAAATTGAGAGTCAGCAGCGAAATATGGAACTGGCCCAAGAGAATTATGACGGTATTAAAACTTCTTATAATGAAGGCGTGGCGAACTTAACTGAATTGCTGGATTCAGAATTTGCTTTGAGACAAGCACAATCCAACTACTTAAATGCCCTTCTACAGTCGAAGGTAGCCGAAGTTACTTTATTAAAATCCAGTGGAAAGCTTTCGCAATTAATTTCCAATCCAGAACAAACTAACTAA
- a CDS encoding GbsR/MarR family transcriptional regulator, with amino-acid sequence MSNVKLSEKQKELVEAYGVIQENMGLSPAAARVNALLTVSNKTELSFDEIRDTLGLSKSAVSNAINGLLSLEHIGYKTKMGERKRFFFSKLGQWKTKFRKDIAGLENYNKVVREILEVRSEENPEFNNRMKELTEFMDYFMKESIRIIDNWEKE; translated from the coding sequence ATGAGTAACGTAAAATTATCAGAAAAACAAAAGGAACTGGTGGAGGCCTACGGAGTGATTCAGGAAAATATGGGTCTTAGCCCCGCCGCTGCCAGAGTAAATGCACTTTTAACGGTTTCTAACAAAACCGAACTTAGCTTCGATGAGATTCGTGATACCCTGGGTTTGAGTAAAAGTGCTGTGAGCAATGCTATAAACGGTCTTCTTTCCCTGGAACATATAGGCTATAAAACGAAGATGGGAGAGCGCAAGCGTTTCTTTTTTTCAAAACTTGGTCAATGGAAAACGAAATTTCGGAAAGATATCGCAGGTCTAGAAAATTATAATAAGGTCGTAAGAGAAATCCTGGAGGTACGTTCCGAAGAAAATCCTGAGTTTAATAATCGTATGAAAGAACTTACTGAGTTTATGGATTATTTCATGAAAGAGAGTATCAGAATAATTGATAACTGGGAAAAAGAATAA
- a CDS encoding PorP/SprF family type IX secretion system membrane protein: MKKYTFLLLIFISLGGYAQQDAQYTQYMYNTSLFNPAYVGSEDFLKISGVYRSQWVGLDGAPETLSFSINDRIGKNVGLGGSVISDKIGPSSETIINADFSYTLDFENTALAFGLKASANLLNVDFTRLTGPDDPDFNQNIDNRFTPNIGAGVYYYSNKFYVGFSVPQLLETEHYKNNENSDTFLAKERFHTYFMGGYVFDLNPELKLKPAYLLKVTDGAPLQVDISANLLFSEKFTLGASYRLNSAVSALAGFQIFDSVFIGYSYDADTTRLRTYNDGSHEIVLRFDIRDALNYTNSPRFF, from the coding sequence ATGAAAAAATATACATTTTTATTACTAATTTTCATAAGCCTGGGTGGTTATGCCCAACAGGATGCACAGTATACCCAGTATATGTATAATACATCACTGTTTAACCCAGCCTATGTTGGATCGGAGGATTTTCTGAAAATATCGGGCGTATACAGGTCGCAATGGGTAGGCTTGGATGGCGCCCCCGAAACCCTTTCTTTCAGTATTAATGACCGCATCGGAAAAAATGTTGGACTAGGAGGATCTGTTATTTCAGATAAAATTGGACCTAGCAGCGAAACTATCATTAATGCCGATTTTTCTTATACACTAGATTTTGAAAATACTGCTCTTGCTTTTGGTTTGAAAGCCAGCGCAAATTTACTGAATGTTGACTTTACCAGACTTACCGGGCCCGATGATCCCGATTTTAATCAGAATATTGATAATAGATTCACTCCAAACATAGGCGCGGGAGTCTATTATTACAGCAATAAATTCTATGTAGGTTTTTCGGTACCACAGCTGTTAGAGACAGAGCATTATAAAAACAATGAGAATTCTGATACTTTTCTGGCTAAGGAACGTTTTCATACCTATTTTATGGGTGGCTATGTTTTTGATCTGAATCCGGAACTCAAATTAAAACCTGCCTATTTACTAAAGGTAACAGATGGTGCACCTTTGCAGGTAGATATTTCAGCGAATTTATTATTTTCTGAAAAGTTCACATTGGGAGCTTCCTATCGTTTGAATTCGGCAGTAAGTGCACTGGCAGGCTTTCAAATTTTCGACTCGGTTTTTATAGGATATTCCTATGATGCCGATACCACAAGATTAAGAACCTACAATGATGGATCTCATGAGATCGTACTAAGGTTTGACATTAGAGATGCACTGAACTACACAAATTCACCAAGGTTCTTTTAA